A single genomic interval of Chitinophaga sp. 180180018-3 harbors:
- a CDS encoding glutamate synthase subunit beta, translating to MGKPTGFLEFTRELPGKTDPRERVKHYNEFVDRFPENKLNQQAARCMNCGVPFCHSGCPLGNVIPEFNDAVYRQDWKEAYDILTSTNNFPEFTGRICPAPCESACVLGINQPPVAIEEIERHIIEIAFDKGLVQAKTPRVRTGKKVAVIGSGPAGLAAAAQLNYAGHSVTVFERDDAPGGLLRYGIPDFKLEKWVVERRVKLMEEEGVVFLCNANVGVNISTNDLLREYNAIVLAGGSTIPRDLPIAGRELKGVHYAMDFLKQQNKRVGNLPVDGHDIMATGRNVIVIGGGDTGSDCVGTSNRHGAISVTQLELLPKPPGERTPFMPWPTYPMILKTSSSHEEGADRHWAIATKSFIGDDKGHLKALRVVDIEWTSSSDGRPAKFSEVPGSERDLPCELALLAMGFVHPQHTGLLDQLEVEKDERGNVKATEKDYLTSIPKVFTAGDMRRGQSLVVWAISEGRECARKVDEFLMGSSQLESKDHSLQAMAL from the coding sequence ATGGGTAAGCCTACAGGATTCCTGGAATTTACACGCGAGTTGCCCGGGAAAACAGATCCCCGGGAAAGGGTTAAGCACTACAATGAATTCGTAGATCGTTTCCCTGAAAACAAATTAAATCAGCAGGCTGCCCGCTGTATGAACTGCGGCGTGCCCTTTTGCCATAGCGGTTGCCCGCTGGGTAACGTGATTCCGGAATTTAACGATGCTGTATACCGCCAGGACTGGAAAGAAGCATATGATATTCTGACATCCACCAATAACTTTCCGGAATTTACCGGCCGTATTTGTCCGGCTCCTTGTGAAAGCGCCTGTGTGTTGGGTATTAATCAGCCGCCGGTGGCTATTGAGGAAATAGAAAGACATATTATTGAAATCGCTTTCGATAAAGGCCTCGTTCAGGCTAAAACTCCCCGGGTACGTACCGGTAAAAAAGTAGCTGTTATCGGTTCCGGTCCTGCCGGGCTCGCTGCTGCTGCCCAACTGAACTATGCAGGTCACTCTGTAACCGTTTTCGAACGCGATGATGCGCCTGGCGGTCTTCTCCGCTACGGTATCCCCGACTTCAAACTGGAGAAATGGGTGGTAGAACGCCGCGTGAAACTGATGGAAGAAGAAGGAGTGGTGTTCCTGTGCAATGCAAATGTTGGGGTTAATATTAGTACGAACGATCTTCTGAGAGAGTATAATGCTATAGTACTGGCAGGAGGATCTACCATTCCGCGCGATCTGCCAATCGCAGGCCGTGAGTTGAAAGGCGTTCATTACGCAATGGATTTCCTGAAACAGCAGAATAAAAGGGTAGGTAATCTCCCCGTTGATGGCCATGATATTATGGCTACAGGCAGGAATGTGATTGTGATAGGTGGTGGAGATACCGGTTCCGACTGTGTCGGAACCAGTAACCGTCATGGTGCTATCAGCGTCACTCAGCTGGAATTGCTGCCTAAGCCTCCGGGAGAACGTACTCCGTTCATGCCCTGGCCAACTTATCCGATGATCCTGAAAACTTCTTCTTCACACGAAGAAGGCGCAGACCGTCACTGGGCAATTGCGACGAAATCTTTCATCGGTGACGATAAAGGACATCTGAAAGCTTTACGTGTTGTGGATATCGAATGGACTTCCAGTTCAGATGGCCGTCCGGCAAAGTTCTCTGAAGTACCTGGCTCTGAAAGGGATCTGCCCTGCGAGCTCGCTTTACTGGCAATGGGCTTCGTTCATCCGCAGCATACCGGACTTCTGGATCAACTGGAAGTGGAAAAAGATGAACGTGGGAATGTAAAAGCCACTGAAAAAGATTACCTTACTTCTATTCCGAAGGTATTTACCGCCGGAGATATGCGCCGCGGCCAGTCTCTGGTAGTATGGGCCATCAGTGAAGGACGGGAATGTGCCAGAAAAGTTGATGAATTCCTGATGGGAAGCTCTCAACTGGAAAGTAAAGACCATTCGCTGCAGGCAATGGCGTTGTAA